In Vicugna pacos chromosome 10, VicPac4, whole genome shotgun sequence, the following proteins share a genomic window:
- the SF1 gene encoding splicing factor 1 isoform X10 — MATGANATPLDFPSKKRKRSRWNQDTMEQKTVIPGMPTVIPPGLTREQERAYIVQLQIEDLTRKLRTGDLGIPPNPEDRSPSPEPIYNSEGKRLNTREFRTRKKLEEERHNLITEMVALNPDFKPPADYKPPATRVSDKVMIPQDEYPEINFVGLLIGPRGNTLKNIEKECNAKIMIRGKGSVKEGKVGRKDGQMLPGEDEPLHALVTANTMENVKKAVEQIRNILKQGIETPEDQNDLRKMQLRELARLNGTLREDDNRILRPWQSSETRSITNTTVCTKCGGAGHIASDCKFQRPGDPQSAQDKARMDKEYLSLMAELGEAPVPASVGSTSGPATTPLASAPRPAAPANNPPPPSLMSTTQSRPPWMNSGPSESRPYHGMHGGGPGGPGGGPHSFPHPLPSLAGGHGGHPMQHNPNGPPPPWMQPPPPPMNQGPHPPGHHGPPPMVPGKYACGLWGLSPASRKRYDAAATYGHDAATAAASQWAAPASSLWSSSPMATAAAAASASPSAQQQYGFQYPLAMAAKIPPRSSDGPSHESEDFPRPLVTLPGRQPQQRPWWTGWFGKAA; from the exons ATGGCGACCGGAGCGAACGCCACGCCGCTGG ACTTCCCAAGTAAGAAGCGGAAGAGAAGCCGCTGGAACCAAGACACAATGGAACAGAAGACCGTGATTCCAGGAATGCCTACAGTTATTCCCCCTGGACTTACTCGGGAACAAGAAAGAGCTTATATAG TGCAACTGCAGATAGAAGACCTGACTCGTAAACTGCGCACAGGAGACCTGGGCATCCCCCCTAACCCTGAGGACAG GTCCCCTTCCCCTGAGCCCATCTACAATAGTGAGGGGAAGCGGCTCAACACTCGCGAGTTCCGCACCCGCAAGAAGCTGGAAGAGGAGCGGCATAACCTCATCACTGAAATGGTTGCTCTGAACCCTGATTTCAAGCCACCTGCAGATTACAA ACCTCCAGCAACACGTGTGAGTGATAAAGTTATGATTCCACAAGATGAGTATCCAGAAATCAACTTTGTGGGGCTGCTGATTGGGCCCAG AGGGAACACCTTGAAGAACATAGAGAAGGAGTGTAACGCCAAGATTATGATCCGGGGGAAAGGGTCTGTGAAAGAAGGGAAGGTCGGGCGCAAAGATGGCCAGATGCTGCCAGGGGAAGATGAGCCACTTCATGCCCTGGTTACTGCCAATACTATGGAGAATGTGAAGAAAGCCGTGGAACAG ATAAGGAACATCCTGAAGCAGGGTATTGAGACCCCTGAGGACCAGAATGATCTACGGAAGATGCAGCTTCGAGAGTTGGCTCGCTTGAATGGAACCCTTCGGGAAGACGATAACAG gaTCTTAAGACCCTGGCAGAGCTCGGAAACCCGCAGCATTACCAATACTACAGTGTGTACCAAGTGTGGAGGGGCTGGGCACATTGCTTCTGATTGCAAATTCCAGAG GCCTGGTGACCCTCAGTCAGCTCAGGATAAAGCACGGATGGATAAGGAATACTTGTCCCTCATGGCTGAACTGGGGGAGGCACCCGTGCCCGCATCTGTAGGCTCCACCTCTGGACCTGCCACCACACCTCTGGCCAGTGCACCTCGGCCTGCTGCTCCTGCCAACAACCCACCTCCGCCG TCTCTCATGTCCACCACGCAGAGCCGCCCACCCTGGATGAATTCTGGTCCTTCAGAGAGTCGGCCCTACCACGGCATGCATGGAGGTGGGCCCGGTGGGCCCGGTGGTGGCCCCCACAGTTTCCCGCACCCACTACCCAGCCTGGCAGGTGGGCATGGTGGACATCCCATGCAGCACAACCCTAATGGACCCCCACCCCCGTGGatgcagccgccgccgccaccgaTGAACCAGGGCCCCCACCCACCTGGGCACCATGGCCCTCCTCCAATGG TACCTGGGAAGTACGCCTGTGGGCTCTGGGGTCTATCGCCTGCATCAAGGAAAAG GTATGATGCCGCCGCCACCTATGGGCATGatgccgccaccgccgccgcctcccagtgggcagcccccgcctcctccctctGGTCCTCTTCCCCCatggcaacagcagcagcagcagcctccgCCTCCCCCTCCGCCCAGCAGCAGTATGGCTTCCAGTACCCCCTTGCCATGGCAGCAAA GATCCCTCCCCGCAGCAGCGATGGCCCGAGCCATGAGAGTGAGGACTTTCCGCGCCCATTGGTGACCCTTCCAGGCAGACAGCCTCAGCAGCGCCCCTGGTGGACAGGATGGTTCGGCAAAGCAGCCTGA
- the SF1 gene encoding splicing factor 1 isoform X12, with product MVALNPDFKPPADYKPPATRVSDKVMIPQDEYPEINFVGLLIGPRGNTLKNIEKECNAKIMIRGKGSVKEGKVGRKDGQMLPGEDEPLHALVTANTMENVKKAVEQIRNILKQGIETPEDQNDLRKMQLRELARLNGTLREDDNRILRPWQSSETRSITNTTVCTKCGGAGHIASDCKFQRPGDPQSAQDKARMDKEYLSLMAELGEAPVPASVGSTSGPATTPLASAPRPAAPANNPPPPSLMSTTQSRPPWMNSGPSESRPYHGMHGGGPGGPGGGPHSFPHPLPSLAGGHGGHPMQHNPNGPPPPWMQPPPPPMNQGPHPPGHHGPPPMGKSVPGKYACGLWGLSPASRKRYDAAATYGHDAATAAASQWAAPASSLWSSSPMATAAAAASASPSAQQQYGFQYPLAMAAKIPPRSSDGPSHESEDFPRPLVTLPGRQPQQRPWWTGWFGKAA from the exons ATGGTTGCTCTGAACCCTGATTTCAAGCCACCTGCAGATTACAA ACCTCCAGCAACACGTGTGAGTGATAAAGTTATGATTCCACAAGATGAGTATCCAGAAATCAACTTTGTGGGGCTGCTGATTGGGCCCAG AGGGAACACCTTGAAGAACATAGAGAAGGAGTGTAACGCCAAGATTATGATCCGGGGGAAAGGGTCTGTGAAAGAAGGGAAGGTCGGGCGCAAAGATGGCCAGATGCTGCCAGGGGAAGATGAGCCACTTCATGCCCTGGTTACTGCCAATACTATGGAGAATGTGAAGAAAGCCGTGGAACAG ATAAGGAACATCCTGAAGCAGGGTATTGAGACCCCTGAGGACCAGAATGATCTACGGAAGATGCAGCTTCGAGAGTTGGCTCGCTTGAATGGAACCCTTCGGGAAGACGATAACAG gaTCTTAAGACCCTGGCAGAGCTCGGAAACCCGCAGCATTACCAATACTACAGTGTGTACCAAGTGTGGAGGGGCTGGGCACATTGCTTCTGATTGCAAATTCCAGAG GCCTGGTGACCCTCAGTCAGCTCAGGATAAAGCACGGATGGATAAGGAATACTTGTCCCTCATGGCTGAACTGGGGGAGGCACCCGTGCCCGCATCTGTAGGCTCCACCTCTGGACCTGCCACCACACCTCTGGCCAGTGCACCTCGGCCTGCTGCTCCTGCCAACAACCCACCTCCGCCG TCTCTCATGTCCACCACGCAGAGCCGCCCACCCTGGATGAATTCTGGTCCTTCAGAGAGTCGGCCCTACCACGGCATGCATGGAGGTGGGCCCGGTGGGCCCGGTGGTGGCCCCCACAGTTTCCCGCACCCACTACCCAGCCTGGCAGGTGGGCATGGTGGACATCCCATGCAGCACAACCCTAATGGACCCCCACCCCCGTGGatgcagccgccgccgccaccgaTGAACCAGGGCCCCCACCCACCTGGGCACCATGGCCCTCCTCCAATGGGTAA ATCAGTACCTGGGAAGTACGCCTGTGGGCTCTGGGGTCTATCGCCTGCATCAAGGAAAAG GTATGATGCCGCCGCCACCTATGGGCATGatgccgccaccgccgccgcctcccagtgggcagcccccgcctcctccctctGGTCCTCTTCCCCCatggcaacagcagcagcagcagcctccgCCTCCCCCTCCGCCCAGCAGCAGTATGGCTTCCAGTACCCCCTTGCCATGGCAGCAAA GATCCCTCCCCGCAGCAGCGATGGCCCGAGCCATGAGAGTGAGGACTTTCCGCGCCCATTGGTGACCCTTCCAGGCAGACAGCCTCAGCAGCGCCCCTGGTGGACAGGATGGTTCGGCAAAGCAGCCTGA
- the SF1 gene encoding splicing factor 1 isoform X9, giving the protein MATGANATPLDFPSKKRKRSRWNQDTMEQKTVIPGMPTVIPPGLTREQERAYIVQLQIEDLTRKLRTGDLGIPPNPEDRSPSPEPIYNSEGKRLNTREFRTRKKLEEERHNLITEMVALNPDFKPPADYKPPATRVSDKVMIPQDEYPEINFVGLLIGPRGNTLKNIEKECNAKIMIRGKGSVKEGKVGRKDGQMLPGEDEPLHALVTANTMENVKKAVEQIRNILKQGIETPEDQNDLRKMQLRELARLNGTLREDDNRILRPWQSSETRSITNTTVCTKCGGAGHIASDCKFQRPGDPQSAQDKARMDKEYLSLMAELGEAPVPASVGSTSGPATTPLASAPRPAAPANNPPPPSLMSTTQSRPPWMNSGPSESRPYHGMHGGGPGGPGGGPHSFPHPLPSLAGGHGGHPMQHNPNGPPPPWMQPPPPPMNQGPHPPGHHGPPPMGKSVPGKYACGLWGLSPASRKRYDAAATYGHDAATAAASQWAAPASSLWSSSPMATAAAAASASPSAQQQYGFQYPLAMAAKIPPRSSDGPSHESEDFPRPLVTLPGRQPQQRPWWTGWFGKAA; this is encoded by the exons ATGGCGACCGGAGCGAACGCCACGCCGCTGG ACTTCCCAAGTAAGAAGCGGAAGAGAAGCCGCTGGAACCAAGACACAATGGAACAGAAGACCGTGATTCCAGGAATGCCTACAGTTATTCCCCCTGGACTTACTCGGGAACAAGAAAGAGCTTATATAG TGCAACTGCAGATAGAAGACCTGACTCGTAAACTGCGCACAGGAGACCTGGGCATCCCCCCTAACCCTGAGGACAG GTCCCCTTCCCCTGAGCCCATCTACAATAGTGAGGGGAAGCGGCTCAACACTCGCGAGTTCCGCACCCGCAAGAAGCTGGAAGAGGAGCGGCATAACCTCATCACTGAAATGGTTGCTCTGAACCCTGATTTCAAGCCACCTGCAGATTACAA ACCTCCAGCAACACGTGTGAGTGATAAAGTTATGATTCCACAAGATGAGTATCCAGAAATCAACTTTGTGGGGCTGCTGATTGGGCCCAG AGGGAACACCTTGAAGAACATAGAGAAGGAGTGTAACGCCAAGATTATGATCCGGGGGAAAGGGTCTGTGAAAGAAGGGAAGGTCGGGCGCAAAGATGGCCAGATGCTGCCAGGGGAAGATGAGCCACTTCATGCCCTGGTTACTGCCAATACTATGGAGAATGTGAAGAAAGCCGTGGAACAG ATAAGGAACATCCTGAAGCAGGGTATTGAGACCCCTGAGGACCAGAATGATCTACGGAAGATGCAGCTTCGAGAGTTGGCTCGCTTGAATGGAACCCTTCGGGAAGACGATAACAG gaTCTTAAGACCCTGGCAGAGCTCGGAAACCCGCAGCATTACCAATACTACAGTGTGTACCAAGTGTGGAGGGGCTGGGCACATTGCTTCTGATTGCAAATTCCAGAG GCCTGGTGACCCTCAGTCAGCTCAGGATAAAGCACGGATGGATAAGGAATACTTGTCCCTCATGGCTGAACTGGGGGAGGCACCCGTGCCCGCATCTGTAGGCTCCACCTCTGGACCTGCCACCACACCTCTGGCCAGTGCACCTCGGCCTGCTGCTCCTGCCAACAACCCACCTCCGCCG TCTCTCATGTCCACCACGCAGAGCCGCCCACCCTGGATGAATTCTGGTCCTTCAGAGAGTCGGCCCTACCACGGCATGCATGGAGGTGGGCCCGGTGGGCCCGGTGGTGGCCCCCACAGTTTCCCGCACCCACTACCCAGCCTGGCAGGTGGGCATGGTGGACATCCCATGCAGCACAACCCTAATGGACCCCCACCCCCGTGGatgcagccgccgccgccaccgaTGAACCAGGGCCCCCACCCACCTGGGCACCATGGCCCTCCTCCAATGGGTAA ATCAGTACCTGGGAAGTACGCCTGTGGGCTCTGGGGTCTATCGCCTGCATCAAGGAAAAG GTATGATGCCGCCGCCACCTATGGGCATGatgccgccaccgccgccgcctcccagtgggcagcccccgcctcctccctctGGTCCTCTTCCCCCatggcaacagcagcagcagcagcctccgCCTCCCCCTCCGCCCAGCAGCAGTATGGCTTCCAGTACCCCCTTGCCATGGCAGCAAA GATCCCTCCCCGCAGCAGCGATGGCCCGAGCCATGAGAGTGAGGACTTTCCGCGCCCATTGGTGACCCTTCCAGGCAGACAGCCTCAGCAGCGCCCCTGGTGGACAGGATGGTTCGGCAAAGCAGCCTGA
- the SF1 gene encoding splicing factor 1 isoform X5 produces MATGANATPLDFPSKKRKRSRWNQDTMEQKTVIPGMPTVIPPGLTREQERAYIVQLQIEDLTRKLRTGDLGIPPNPEDRSPSPEPIYNSEGKRLNTREFRTRKKLEEERHNLITEMVALNPDFKPPADYKPPATRVSDKVMIPQDEYPEINFVGLLIGPRGNTLKNIEKECNAKIMIRGKGSVKEGKVGRKDGQMLPGEDEPLHALVTANTMENVKKAVEQIRNILKQGIETPEDQNDLRKMQLRELARLNGTLREDDNRILRPWQSSETRSITNTTVCTKCGGAGHIASDCKFQRPGDPQSAQDKARMDKEYLSLMAELGEAPVPASVGSTSGPATTPLASAPRPAAPANNPPPPSLMSTTQSRPPWMNSGPSESRPYHGMHGGGPGGPGGGPHSFPHPLPSLAGGHGGHPMQHNPNGPPPPWMQPPPPPMNQGPHPPGHHGPPPMDQYLGSTPVGSGVYRLHQGKGMMPPPPMGMMPPPPPPPSGQPPPPPSGPLPPWQQQQQQPPPPPPPSSSMASSTPLPWQQNTTTTTTSAGTGSIPPWQQQQAAAAASPGAPQMQGNPTMVPLPPGVQPPLPPGAPPPPPPPPPGSAGMMIPPRSSDGPSHESEDFPRPLVTLPGRQPQQRPWWTGWFGKAA; encoded by the exons ATGGCGACCGGAGCGAACGCCACGCCGCTGG ACTTCCCAAGTAAGAAGCGGAAGAGAAGCCGCTGGAACCAAGACACAATGGAACAGAAGACCGTGATTCCAGGAATGCCTACAGTTATTCCCCCTGGACTTACTCGGGAACAAGAAAGAGCTTATATAG TGCAACTGCAGATAGAAGACCTGACTCGTAAACTGCGCACAGGAGACCTGGGCATCCCCCCTAACCCTGAGGACAG GTCCCCTTCCCCTGAGCCCATCTACAATAGTGAGGGGAAGCGGCTCAACACTCGCGAGTTCCGCACCCGCAAGAAGCTGGAAGAGGAGCGGCATAACCTCATCACTGAAATGGTTGCTCTGAACCCTGATTTCAAGCCACCTGCAGATTACAA ACCTCCAGCAACACGTGTGAGTGATAAAGTTATGATTCCACAAGATGAGTATCCAGAAATCAACTTTGTGGGGCTGCTGATTGGGCCCAG AGGGAACACCTTGAAGAACATAGAGAAGGAGTGTAACGCCAAGATTATGATCCGGGGGAAAGGGTCTGTGAAAGAAGGGAAGGTCGGGCGCAAAGATGGCCAGATGCTGCCAGGGGAAGATGAGCCACTTCATGCCCTGGTTACTGCCAATACTATGGAGAATGTGAAGAAAGCCGTGGAACAG ATAAGGAACATCCTGAAGCAGGGTATTGAGACCCCTGAGGACCAGAATGATCTACGGAAGATGCAGCTTCGAGAGTTGGCTCGCTTGAATGGAACCCTTCGGGAAGACGATAACAG gaTCTTAAGACCCTGGCAGAGCTCGGAAACCCGCAGCATTACCAATACTACAGTGTGTACCAAGTGTGGAGGGGCTGGGCACATTGCTTCTGATTGCAAATTCCAGAG GCCTGGTGACCCTCAGTCAGCTCAGGATAAAGCACGGATGGATAAGGAATACTTGTCCCTCATGGCTGAACTGGGGGAGGCACCCGTGCCCGCATCTGTAGGCTCCACCTCTGGACCTGCCACCACACCTCTGGCCAGTGCACCTCGGCCTGCTGCTCCTGCCAACAACCCACCTCCGCCG TCTCTCATGTCCACCACGCAGAGCCGCCCACCCTGGATGAATTCTGGTCCTTCAGAGAGTCGGCCCTACCACGGCATGCATGGAGGTGGGCCCGGTGGGCCCGGTGGTGGCCCCCACAGTTTCCCGCACCCACTACCCAGCCTGGCAGGTGGGCATGGTGGACATCCCATGCAGCACAACCCTAATGGACCCCCACCCCCGTGGatgcagccgccgccgccaccgaTGAACCAGGGCCCCCACCCACCTGGGCACCATGGCCCTCCTCCAATGG ATCAGTACCTGGGAAGTACGCCTGTGGGCTCTGGGGTCTATCGCCTGCATCAAGGAAAAG GTATGATGCCGCCGCCACCTATGGGCATGatgccgccaccgccgccgcctcccagtgggcagcccccgcctcctccctctGGTCCTCTTCCCCCatggcaacagcagcagcagcagcctccgCCTCCCCCTCCGCCCAGCAGCAGTATGGCTTCCAGTACCCCCTTGCCATGGCAGCAAA ATACGACGACTACCACCACGAGCGCTGGCACAGGGTCCATCCCGCCATGGCAACAGCAGCAGGCGGCTGCCGCAGCTTCTCCAGGAGCCCCTCAGATGCAAGGCAACCCCACTATggtgcccctgcccccaggggtCCAGCCGCCTCTGCCGCCCGgggcccctccccctccgccgcctccgccgcctggTTCCGCCGGCATGAT GATCCCTCCCCGCAGCAGCGATGGCCCGAGCCATGAGAGTGAGGACTTTCCGCGCCCATTGGTGACCCTTCCAGGCAGACAGCCTCAGCAGCGCCCCTGGTGGACAGGATGGTTCGGCAAAGCAGCCTGA
- the SF1 gene encoding splicing factor 1 isoform X6, with translation MATGANATPLDFPSKKRKRSRWNQDTMEQKTVIPGMPTVIPPGLTREQERAYIVQLQIEDLTRKLRTGDLGIPPNPEDRSPSPEPIYNSEGKRLNTREFRTRKKLEEERHNLITEMVALNPDFKPPADYKPPATRVSDKVMIPQDEYPEINFVGLLIGPRGNTLKNIEKECNAKIMIRGKGSVKEGKVGRKDGQMLPGEDEPLHALVTANTMENVKKAVEQIRNILKQGIETPEDQNDLRKMQLRELARLNGTLREDDNRILRPWQSSETRSITNTTVCTKCGGAGHIASDCKFQRPGDPQSAQDKARMDKEYLSLMAELGEAPVPASVGSTSGPATTPLASAPRPAAPANNPPPPSRPPWMNSGPSESRPYHGMHGGGPGGPGGGPHSFPHPLPSLAGGHGGHPMQHNPNGPPPPWMQPPPPPMNQGPHPPGHHGPPPMDQYLGSTPVGSGVYRLHQGKGMMPPPPMGMMPPPPPPPSGQPPPPPSGPLPPWQQQQQQPPPPPPPSSSMASSTPLPWQQNTTTTTTSAGTGSIPPWQQQQAAAAASPGAPQMQGNPTMVPLPPGVQPPLPPGAPPPPPPPPPGSAGMMIPPRSSDGPSHESEDFPRPLVTLPGRQPQQRPWWTGWFGKAA, from the exons ATGGCGACCGGAGCGAACGCCACGCCGCTGG ACTTCCCAAGTAAGAAGCGGAAGAGAAGCCGCTGGAACCAAGACACAATGGAACAGAAGACCGTGATTCCAGGAATGCCTACAGTTATTCCCCCTGGACTTACTCGGGAACAAGAAAGAGCTTATATAG TGCAACTGCAGATAGAAGACCTGACTCGTAAACTGCGCACAGGAGACCTGGGCATCCCCCCTAACCCTGAGGACAG GTCCCCTTCCCCTGAGCCCATCTACAATAGTGAGGGGAAGCGGCTCAACACTCGCGAGTTCCGCACCCGCAAGAAGCTGGAAGAGGAGCGGCATAACCTCATCACTGAAATGGTTGCTCTGAACCCTGATTTCAAGCCACCTGCAGATTACAA ACCTCCAGCAACACGTGTGAGTGATAAAGTTATGATTCCACAAGATGAGTATCCAGAAATCAACTTTGTGGGGCTGCTGATTGGGCCCAG AGGGAACACCTTGAAGAACATAGAGAAGGAGTGTAACGCCAAGATTATGATCCGGGGGAAAGGGTCTGTGAAAGAAGGGAAGGTCGGGCGCAAAGATGGCCAGATGCTGCCAGGGGAAGATGAGCCACTTCATGCCCTGGTTACTGCCAATACTATGGAGAATGTGAAGAAAGCCGTGGAACAG ATAAGGAACATCCTGAAGCAGGGTATTGAGACCCCTGAGGACCAGAATGATCTACGGAAGATGCAGCTTCGAGAGTTGGCTCGCTTGAATGGAACCCTTCGGGAAGACGATAACAG gaTCTTAAGACCCTGGCAGAGCTCGGAAACCCGCAGCATTACCAATACTACAGTGTGTACCAAGTGTGGAGGGGCTGGGCACATTGCTTCTGATTGCAAATTCCAGAG GCCTGGTGACCCTCAGTCAGCTCAGGATAAAGCACGGATGGATAAGGAATACTTGTCCCTCATGGCTGAACTGGGGGAGGCACCCGTGCCCGCATCTGTAGGCTCCACCTCTGGACCTGCCACCACACCTCTGGCCAGTGCACCTCGGCCTGCTGCTCCTGCCAACAACCCACCTCCGCCG AGCCGCCCACCCTGGATGAATTCTGGTCCTTCAGAGAGTCGGCCCTACCACGGCATGCATGGAGGTGGGCCCGGTGGGCCCGGTGGTGGCCCCCACAGTTTCCCGCACCCACTACCCAGCCTGGCAGGTGGGCATGGTGGACATCCCATGCAGCACAACCCTAATGGACCCCCACCCCCGTGGatgcagccgccgccgccaccgaTGAACCAGGGCCCCCACCCACCTGGGCACCATGGCCCTCCTCCAATGG ATCAGTACCTGGGAAGTACGCCTGTGGGCTCTGGGGTCTATCGCCTGCATCAAGGAAAAG GTATGATGCCGCCGCCACCTATGGGCATGatgccgccaccgccgccgcctcccagtgggcagcccccgcctcctccctctGGTCCTCTTCCCCCatggcaacagcagcagcagcagcctccgCCTCCCCCTCCGCCCAGCAGCAGTATGGCTTCCAGTACCCCCTTGCCATGGCAGCAAA ATACGACGACTACCACCACGAGCGCTGGCACAGGGTCCATCCCGCCATGGCAACAGCAGCAGGCGGCTGCCGCAGCTTCTCCAGGAGCCCCTCAGATGCAAGGCAACCCCACTATggtgcccctgcccccaggggtCCAGCCGCCTCTGCCGCCCGgggcccctccccctccgccgcctccgccgcctggTTCCGCCGGCATGAT GATCCCTCCCCGCAGCAGCGATGGCCCGAGCCATGAGAGTGAGGACTTTCCGCGCCCATTGGTGACCCTTCCAGGCAGACAGCCTCAGCAGCGCCCCTGGTGGACAGGATGGTTCGGCAAAGCAGCCTGA
- the SF1 gene encoding splicing factor 1 isoform X2 — protein sequence MATGANATPLGKLGPHGLPPLPGPKGDFEPGPPPAPGPGAGLLVPGPPPPPPVGSVGALTAAFPFAALPPPPPPPPPPPPQQPPPPPPPSPGSSYAPPQPPPPPPLYQRVSPPQPPPPPQPPRQDQQPGPAGGGGDFPSKKRKRSRWNQDTMEQKTVIPGMPTVIPPGLTREQERAYIVQLQIEDLTRKLRTGDLGIPPNPEDRSPSPEPIYNSEGKRLNTREFRTRKKLEEERHNLITEMVALNPDFKPPADYKPPATRVSDKVMIPQDEYPEINFVGLLIGPRGNTLKNIEKECNAKIMIRGKGSVKEGKVGRKDGQMLPGEDEPLHALVTANTMENVKKAVEQIRNILKQGIETPEDQNDLRKMQLRELARLNGTLREDDNRILRPWQSSETRSITNTTVCTKCGGAGHIASDCKFQRPGDPQSAQDKARMDKEYLSLMAELGEAPVPASVGSTSGPATTPLASAPRPAAPANNPPPPSLMSTTQSRPPWMNSGPSESRPYHGMHGGGPGGPGGGPHSFPHPLPSLAGGHGGHPMQHNPNGPPPPWMQPPPPPMNQGPHPPGHHGPPPMDQYLGSTPVGSGVYRLHQGKGMMPPPPMGMMPPPPPPPSGQPPPPPSGPLPPWQQQQQQPPPPPPPSSSMASSTPLPWQQNTTTTTTSAGTGSIPPWQQQQAAAAASPGAPQMQGNPTMVPLPPGVQPPLPPGAPPPPPPPPPGSAGMMIPPRSSDGPSHESEDFPRPLVTLPGRQPQQRPWWTGWFGKAA from the exons ATGGCGACCGGAGCGAACGCCACGCCGCTGGGTAAGCTGGGCCCCCACGGCCTCCCCCCTCTTCCTGGCCCTAAAGGGGACTTCGAGCCGGGGCCACCGCCTGCCCCCGGGCCTGGGGCGGGGCTGCTGGTGCCCGGGCCTCCGCCGCCCCCGCCCGTGGGCTCGGTGGGGGCCCTGACCGCGGCCTTCCCCTTCGCggcactgccgccgccgccgccgccgccgccccccccgcctccccagcagccgccgccgccgccgccgccctctcCGGGCTCCTCGTACGCGCCGCCGCAGCCGCCCCCTCCGCCGCCGCTCTACCAGCGGGTGTcgccaccgcagccgccgccgccacccCAGCCGCCGCGTCAGGACCAGCAGCCGGGCCCGGCCGGCGGCGGAGGAG ACTTCCCAAGTAAGAAGCGGAAGAGAAGCCGCTGGAACCAAGACACAATGGAACAGAAGACCGTGATTCCAGGAATGCCTACAGTTATTCCCCCTGGACTTACTCGGGAACAAGAAAGAGCTTATATAG TGCAACTGCAGATAGAAGACCTGACTCGTAAACTGCGCACAGGAGACCTGGGCATCCCCCCTAACCCTGAGGACAG GTCCCCTTCCCCTGAGCCCATCTACAATAGTGAGGGGAAGCGGCTCAACACTCGCGAGTTCCGCACCCGCAAGAAGCTGGAAGAGGAGCGGCATAACCTCATCACTGAAATGGTTGCTCTGAACCCTGATTTCAAGCCACCTGCAGATTACAA ACCTCCAGCAACACGTGTGAGTGATAAAGTTATGATTCCACAAGATGAGTATCCAGAAATCAACTTTGTGGGGCTGCTGATTGGGCCCAG AGGGAACACCTTGAAGAACATAGAGAAGGAGTGTAACGCCAAGATTATGATCCGGGGGAAAGGGTCTGTGAAAGAAGGGAAGGTCGGGCGCAAAGATGGCCAGATGCTGCCAGGGGAAGATGAGCCACTTCATGCCCTGGTTACTGCCAATACTATGGAGAATGTGAAGAAAGCCGTGGAACAG ATAAGGAACATCCTGAAGCAGGGTATTGAGACCCCTGAGGACCAGAATGATCTACGGAAGATGCAGCTTCGAGAGTTGGCTCGCTTGAATGGAACCCTTCGGGAAGACGATAACAG gaTCTTAAGACCCTGGCAGAGCTCGGAAACCCGCAGCATTACCAATACTACAGTGTGTACCAAGTGTGGAGGGGCTGGGCACATTGCTTCTGATTGCAAATTCCAGAG GCCTGGTGACCCTCAGTCAGCTCAGGATAAAGCACGGATGGATAAGGAATACTTGTCCCTCATGGCTGAACTGGGGGAGGCACCCGTGCCCGCATCTGTAGGCTCCACCTCTGGACCTGCCACCACACCTCTGGCCAGTGCACCTCGGCCTGCTGCTCCTGCCAACAACCCACCTCCGCCG TCTCTCATGTCCACCACGCAGAGCCGCCCACCCTGGATGAATTCTGGTCCTTCAGAGAGTCGGCCCTACCACGGCATGCATGGAGGTGGGCCCGGTGGGCCCGGTGGTGGCCCCCACAGTTTCCCGCACCCACTACCCAGCCTGGCAGGTGGGCATGGTGGACATCCCATGCAGCACAACCCTAATGGACCCCCACCCCCGTGGatgcagccgccgccgccaccgaTGAACCAGGGCCCCCACCCACCTGGGCACCATGGCCCTCCTCCAATGG ATCAGTACCTGGGAAGTACGCCTGTGGGCTCTGGGGTCTATCGCCTGCATCAAGGAAAAG GTATGATGCCGCCGCCACCTATGGGCATGatgccgccaccgccgccgcctcccagtgggcagcccccgcctcctccctctGGTCCTCTTCCCCCatggcaacagcagcagcagcagcctccgCCTCCCCCTCCGCCCAGCAGCAGTATGGCTTCCAGTACCCCCTTGCCATGGCAGCAAA ATACGACGACTACCACCACGAGCGCTGGCACAGGGTCCATCCCGCCATGGCAACAGCAGCAGGCGGCTGCCGCAGCTTCTCCAGGAGCCCCTCAGATGCAAGGCAACCCCACTATggtgcccctgcccccaggggtCCAGCCGCCTCTGCCGCCCGgggcccctccccctccgccgcctccgccgcctggTTCCGCCGGCATGAT GATCCCTCCCCGCAGCAGCGATGGCCCGAGCCATGAGAGTGAGGACTTTCCGCGCCCATTGGTGACCCTTCCAGGCAGACAGCCTCAGCAGCGCCCCTGGTGGACAGGATGGTTCGGCAAAGCAGCCTGA